One [Clostridium] saccharolyticum WM1 DNA segment encodes these proteins:
- a CDS encoding co-chaperone GroES, translating into MKLVPLFDKVVLKPLVAEETTKSGIVLPGQAKEKPQQAEVIAVGPGGLVDGKEVTMQVKVGDKVIFSKYSGTEIETGEDDQKYVIVKQNDILAVIE; encoded by the coding sequence ATGAAATTAGTACCATTATTTGACAAAGTTGTGTTAAAACCATTGGTTGCAGAGGAGACAACAAAGTCCGGTATTGTTCTGCCGGGTCAGGCAAAAGAAAAACCGCAGCAGGCGGAAGTTATTGCAGTAGGACCTGGCGGTCTGGTAGACGGCAAGGAAGTCACCATGCAGGTTAAAGTGGGCGATAAAGTAATCTTCTCCAAATATTCAGGAACAGAAATAGAAACCGGAGAAGACGATCAGAAATATGTGATCGTAAAACAGAATGATATTTTAGCAGTAATCGAGTAA